The Segatella copri region ATCGGCAACTACAACCGGAACGTGAACACGGCAGGCTCACTGGGCGGAAGCATTGCAGGAGCAACGGCTGGAAATGTGGCAGGACGTGCCGGAAGGCTCATCAAGAGCGGATTTAAGAAAATATAGTCATTCATGAACAATACAACGAAAAGAAAAATGGAATTCAAGTCATTGAAGAATATCGAGACCTCGTTCAGGCAGATACGCCTGTTCTGCATCGTCCTCGTCATCGGTTGCGCTGTTGTCGCAATATGTTCGGTGGTGTTCGCATTCAGATTTGCGGAGAAGCAACGCGAGAAGATATACGTCCTTGATGGAGGCAAGTCGCTGATGCTCGCCCTCTCGCAAGACCTCTCACAGAACAGACCTGCCGAGGCAAGGGAACACGTGAGACGCTTTCATGAGCTGTTCTTTACGCTATCTCCCGAAAAGAGCGCCATCGAGCACAACGTGAAACGAGCCTTGCTGCTGGCAGACAAGAGCGCATACAACTATTACCAGGACTTTGCGGAGAAAGGTTTTTACAACAGACTCATCGCGGGAAACATCAACCAGTCGCTGCAAGTTGACAGCGTGGTCTGTAACTTTGATAACTACCCTTATCAAGCCAAGACCTACGCACGGCAGGTGATACTCCGAGAGAGCAATGTGACGGAGAGAAGTCTTGTCACCGTATGCAGGTTGGTGAACGCCACACGCTCCGACGACAACCCGAATGGTTTTACCATTGAAGGTTTCACCATTGTGGAGAACAGGGACATCAGTACAGTAGAACGATAAAAATAGCAAGAATGGAAAATCCGATAAAGACAATCCAAGAAAAGGTGAATGGTATGAAGGGAAGACTGCGTGACAGGCTGGATTCCCTTCCGCCAAGGGTGAGACTGAAAGTCGTGCTCGTCATGTTCGGCTTGTTTGCCCTCTGTAGCCTTTACATGATAGGTTCAGCCATCATCAACTTTGGAAACGGCAAGACCTCAAATATAGAGGTTGAGCATATTGAGAGTGTAAAGTTGCCCACCGACAAGGGGCAGCAAGTGACCAACCAAAATGAATTGACACATGGAGAAGGAGAAGAATGACAAGGTGGAGCCGGATAAGGCTCCAAAGGAAAAGAAGCCTTTGACAGAGGAACAGCGTATCAAGCGCAACAAGATGATAGCCATACCGTGCATGTGTCTCGTCTGCGCATTGGTGTTATGGCTCATCTTCAAGCCGTCGGCATCAGAGGGTGAGAAAGGCAGCAAGGGATTCAACATGGAAATGCCTGATGCGGAGAAGACTGATGTGGAGGCGGACAAGCGTAAGGCATACTCCAAGGAGGATCTTGCCAACAAGCAAAAGGAAAAAAGCAGAGCAATGAACACTCTTGGTGAGTACATGCCAGGCATTGATTCGACAGCATCCGGTCAAGGCAAGGATTTTGACCTGATGCAGTCTGGGCAGCAGCCAACAAAGGAAGAAAGGAAAGAGGCGGATGCCATCCGCTCGTCTGCCGAGGCATACCAAACCTTGAACACGACCTTGGGCGGTTTCTATGAACAGCCACAGCAAGGGGGAAGCAGCGAAGATGCTGAGTTGAGGAAACGTCTTGACGAGCTGGAGGCAAGCATGATGCAGCAGGAAAACAAGCGTTCCAATATGGACGAGCAAGTCGCCCTTATGGAGAAGTCCTATCAACTTGCGGCAAAGTACATGCCTGGTGGAAATGCCAATGCGGCAAGTCCTTCATCGGCTGAAACAGCAACAGAGGAAAACAAGGAAGCTGTCACCAAGGGCAAGAAAGCCAAGGTTTCCTCTGTAAGGCAAGTGCAAAGGCGTGTGGTCTCGTCTTTGACCCGCCCCATGAGTAACGAGGAGTTTGTCGCCTCTTACTCGGAAAAGGCTTCGGCAAGGTTCAATACCGCCATCGGAAGAGGTGGTGTTTCCGACAAAAACACGATTTCTGCCTGCATCCACGGCAACCAGACCATAACGGACGGACAGGCAGTAAGGTTGAGACTGCTGGAAGCCATGCGTGTCGGCAATAGAGAGATACCACGAAATTCTGTCATTGTCGGAGTGGCACGATTGCAAGGCGAAAGGCTTTCCATAGCCTTGAAGTCCATTGAGCACAACGGCATGATTATCCCGATTGAGCTTGCCGTCTATGACAATGACGGTCAGGAGGGCATCTTCATTCCGAAGTCGATGGAGGTTGACGCAGCCAATGAAGTCGGTGCCAACATGGGAAGCTCGCTGAACAGCAGCATCAACATTTCCTCCAATGCCGGGGCACAGCTTGCCTCCGACTTGGGAAAAGGTGTCATACAAGGCGTGTCGCAGTATATCTCCAAGAAGATGCGTACCGTCAAGATACACCTGAAGGCTGGCTACAGGGTCATGCTCTACCAAGAGGAAGATTAGCCGAAAGGCAACAACATTTATACCACTTAATCCAAAAGTTTAATTAAAAGCAAACCAAAATGAAAAAGACAACAATCATGTTCGCCCTTATGCTGGGCGTAGCCTGCACTGCATCAGCGCAGAAGACAGGCAAGAAAAAAGCGCAGAAGTCTGTAAAGACTGAGCAAGTAAGCAATGTTTCTTCCGACCAGGAAGAGAAGCTGACCTTGACCAAGGAGGTGTATCCGCAGAAGGAAGAGAACAGCAACCTCTATCACGGCTTGACCAAGAAGTTGACCTTCGACCGCATGATTCCACCTCATGGTTTGGAAGTGACTTATGACAAGACGGTTCATATTCTCTTTCCTGCCTCTGTCAAGTACGTTGACTTGGGTTCAGAGGATTTGATAGCTGGCAAGGCGGACGGTGCGGAGAATGTTATCCGTGTAAAAGCAGCCGTGAAGAACTTCAAGAAAGAGACCAATATGAGCGTCATCACGGAGAATGGCTCATTCTACACATTCAATGTGAAGTATGCCAAGGAACCGCTCATGCTCAATATCGAGATGGCTGACTTCATCCATGACGGTGAGGCGGTGAACCGTCCGAACAATGCACAGGAGATTTATCTCAAGGAGTTGGGCAAGGAAAGTCCCATGCTGGTACACCTCATCATGAAGTCCATCCATAAGGAGAACAAGCGCAAGGTGAAGCACATCGGCAGCAAGCGTTTCGGAATCCAGTACCTTTTGAAGGGCATCTATGTACACAGCGACTTGCTGTATTTCCACACAGAAATCAAGAACCAGAGCAACGTGCCGTTTGACGTGGACTATGTCACGTTCAAGGTGGTGGACAAGAAGGTGGCGAAGCGAACCGCCATTCAGGAGCAGGTGCTTCTTCCTGTCCGTGCCTACAACTATGTGGTGCGTGTGGCTGGCAAGAAAACGGAGCAGACGGTGTTCTGCTTGCCGAAATTTACCATTCCCGACGACAAGGAGCTTGTCGTGGAGATGAACGAGAAGGAAGGCGGTCGCCATCAGTCGTTTGTCGTGGAGAACAGCGACTTGGTGCGAGCTTTGACAATCAACGAACTTAGCGTGAAGTAACGGATGAAAAGAAGAAACATTGCAATCATGGCGATGCTTGCCCTCACCGCAGGGCAGGCATTCGCCCAACGATGCCTTCCTCAGATGAAAGGCATCGAGGTGAAGGTCGGCATGGCTGACGGAGTATATAACGGCAAGAAGTCCTGCAAGGCTGGCTATTATGCAGGTCTCGGACTTTCGAGCTATACCAAAGGTGGTGACAAGTGGACGTATGGGGCGGAATATCTGCAAGTACATCAGCCTTACCGTAACACTTCCGTTCCAATAGCACAAATGACGGGCGAGTTCGGTTATTCCTACAACTTCCTTTCCGACAACAGTAAGACGGTGCTGTTCTATATCGGAGGTACGGCACTGGCTGGCTATGAGTCCGTAAACTGGGGCAAGAGAACCATGTCGGACGGAGCGACCTTGCAGAACAAGGGAGCGTTTATCTATGGTGGTGCCGTGGCATTGGAAACGGAAATATACCTGTCGGATGCTATAGCTTTGACCGCTTCCGTTAAGGAAAGGCTTGTTTGGGGCAACAGCACGGGACATTTCCACACGCAGTTTGGCATCGGCATGAAGTTCATCATCAACTAAAACAGTGAGCCTATGGATATCAATGAAATCAAACAAGTGCCTATCGTGGACTTTCTCTATATTCTCGGCATTGAGCCTGTCAAGCACAAGGCTTCGGGACTTTGGTATCATGCGCCATACCGCAACGACCGCAATCCTTCGCTTCGGGTATCAACGGACAAGAATGTCTGGTATGACTATGGCATCGCCAGAGGTGGTGACATCTTCAACCTCGCAGGGGAGTTCATCAACAGCAATGAGTTTGTGGCACAAGCCAAGTTCATATCTGAAACGCTTGGTGGCAGTTTCCCGACATCGTTTCAGCATTATCAAAGAACAGAAGAAAAGGCTGTGAAGGCGAAAGGCAATCCCTTTAGTGATATTGTGGAAAAGGCATTGAGCCATCCTGCACTTCGGCAATACTTGCGTGAGCGTGGCATATCGGCTGACGTGGCGAGCCGTTTCTGCTGTCAGGTGGAATACCGATACAATGGCAAACAGTTCTTTGCTGTCGGTTTCAAGAACAACAGCGATGGCTACGAGATACGCAACCGCTTCTTCAAAGGTTGCGTGTCGCCAAAGGACGTCACTCTCATTGGCAGGAACAGCAACGTCTGCCATCTGTACGAGGGTTTTATGGATTTCCTCTCTGCCGTCATGCTCGGTATAGGTCGTGGTGAGGATCATATTATCCTCAATTCGGTGGCTAATATGCAAAAGGTGCATCATCTTTTAGATGGCTATGCACAAGTGTATTGTCACTTGGACAATGACGAAGCTGGCGAGAATGCCTGTGTCGAACTGCAAAAGCGATATGGCGATAAGTTCATTGACCATTCGCATCTATACACAGGTTACAAGGACTTGAACGAGTACCTGATGAGCCATAAGACAAGAAAGTAACAATCATTCAAAAACATCAAGACAATGAAGAAGAACAATAAAATCAAGAAATCAGTGAGCGTATTGGCATTCCTTTTCGTGTGTGCCGTGTCGGTAATCCTTTCATCGTGCAGCGATGAGCTGGACATTCAGCAGTCGTATCCTTTCAAGGTGGAGACGATGCCTGTGCCAAAGGACATTGTGCGTGGACAGACCGTTGAAATCCGCTGCGAGTTGAAGGCGGAGGGAAAGTTTGACGGCACCATCTATACCATCCGCTATTTTCAGCATGACGGAAAAGGCTCGTTGAGAATGGAGAACGGAACGGTGTTCCAACCAAACGACCGCTATCTGTTGGAGAACGAGAAGTTCCGTCTTTACTATACCTCGGCAAGCACGGAGACACAGACGCTGACAGTGGTGGTGGAGGACAACTTCGGCAAGTCATACGAAGTGGAGTTCAACTTCAACGATACTGATGAGGAGGAAGAGTTTGCGAGAAGTGCCAACAAACTCGGTAGCGTATGAGGTTGATGATATTGTTAGCCTTGCTTCTTGTATCGGGCAGCTTGTCTGCCCAGACGCAAGGGGCGATAAAGCGAGTTCGTCATGTGTCACGTTTTGAGTTGGCTGTCGCCTGCATCAAGAAGTACGAGGGTCTGCACGGACCGAAGCATCATCCTTATGTCGGATATGGGCACAAGCTGTTGCCTGGCGAGCGGTTTTCTCCAAGAATGACGGAACGGCAAGCCGATGCATTGCTGCGCTCTGACCTCAGAAAGCTCTGCGCCATGTTTCGTGACTTCGGTCGTGACTCGCTGCTCTTGGCTGCACTTGCCTACAATGTGGGATGTGGAAAGGTGATGAAAAGCCGGATGTATGCCAAGATGCGAAGTGGCAACAGAAACATCTATCGTGACTATGTGGACTTCAAAAGGTGGAACGGAAAGATAGTGCCTTCCATCGAGCGAAGAAGAAAAATGGAGTATCTGCTCTTGTTTACTCCATAGTATAAGGTTTTATAAAATAGGACAGTCCTTTTGATTGGGGGCTGTCCTTTGTTCTTTGCAAGCATCGCAGATAAGGAAAAGACGGTTTCTTTGCCACTTTCTTTTCCGCTCCTCGGCTCAAGAAAGAAAGTGGCGGAACGAATTTTCATCGCTCCGCCGATATGGATTTCATGTCGTTGCAACCATACGCTGCTCTATAAGTCTTGCATTGCTGTTCACCAAGTTGATGATGTCAGCATGGTGCTCGGTATCCTTATTCTGTAGTCCGTGGCATTGTACGACTTTCATCTGTTCGAGTGAAAACTCCACGGTCTCAACCCTTTGTTCGGCTATTCTTGCAGAGAAGATGATGCAGTCGGGATTGAGTGAATAGTTTGTACCGCTGCCTACGCAATGATGCATCGCCTTGCCCTCAAG contains the following coding sequences:
- the traK gene encoding conjugative transposon protein TraK; this encodes MEFKSLKNIETSFRQIRLFCIVLVIGCAVVAICSVVFAFRFAEKQREKIYVLDGGKSLMLALSQDLSQNRPAEAREHVRRFHELFFTLSPEKSAIEHNVKRALLLADKSAYNYYQDFAEKGFYNRLIAGNINQSLQVDSVVCNFDNYPYQAKTYARQVILRESNVTERSLVTVCRLVNATRSDDNPNGFTIEGFTIVENRDISTVER
- a CDS encoding TraL conjugative transposon family protein, which produces MENPIKTIQEKVNGMKGRLRDRLDSLPPRVRLKVVLVMFGLFALCSLYMIGSAIINFGNGKTSNIEVEHIESVKLPTDKGQQVTNQNELTHGEGEE
- the traM gene encoding conjugative transposon protein TraM, producing the protein MEKEKNDKVEPDKAPKEKKPLTEEQRIKRNKMIAIPCMCLVCALVLWLIFKPSASEGEKGSKGFNMEMPDAEKTDVEADKRKAYSKEDLANKQKEKSRAMNTLGEYMPGIDSTASGQGKDFDLMQSGQQPTKEERKEADAIRSSAEAYQTLNTTLGGFYEQPQQGGSSEDAELRKRLDELEASMMQQENKRSNMDEQVALMEKSYQLAAKYMPGGNANAASPSSAETATEENKEAVTKGKKAKVSSVRQVQRRVVSSLTRPMSNEEFVASYSEKASARFNTAIGRGGVSDKNTISACIHGNQTITDGQAVRLRLLEAMRVGNREIPRNSVIVGVARLQGERLSIALKSIEHNGMIIPIELAVYDNDGQEGIFIPKSMEVDAANEVGANMGSSLNSSINISSNAGAQLASDLGKGVIQGVSQYISKKMRTVKIHLKAGYRVMLYQEED
- the traN gene encoding conjugative transposon protein TraN produces the protein MKKTTIMFALMLGVACTASAQKTGKKKAQKSVKTEQVSNVSSDQEEKLTLTKEVYPQKEENSNLYHGLTKKLTFDRMIPPHGLEVTYDKTVHILFPASVKYVDLGSEDLIAGKADGAENVIRVKAAVKNFKKETNMSVITENGSFYTFNVKYAKEPLMLNIEMADFIHDGEAVNRPNNAQEIYLKELGKESPMLVHLIMKSIHKENKRKVKHIGSKRFGIQYLLKGIYVHSDLLYFHTEIKNQSNVPFDVDYVTFKVVDKKVAKRTAIQEQVLLPVRAYNYVVRVAGKKTEQTVFCLPKFTIPDDKELVVEMNEKEGGRHQSFVVENSDLVRALTINELSVK
- a CDS encoding conjugal transfer protein TraO codes for the protein MKRRNIAIMAMLALTAGQAFAQRCLPQMKGIEVKVGMADGVYNGKKSCKAGYYAGLGLSSYTKGGDKWTYGAEYLQVHQPYRNTSVPIAQMTGEFGYSYNFLSDNSKTVLFYIGGTALAGYESVNWGKRTMSDGATLQNKGAFIYGGAVALETEIYLSDAIALTASVKERLVWGNSTGHFHTQFGIGMKFIIN
- a CDS encoding toprim domain-containing protein codes for the protein MDINEIKQVPIVDFLYILGIEPVKHKASGLWYHAPYRNDRNPSLRVSTDKNVWYDYGIARGGDIFNLAGEFINSNEFVAQAKFISETLGGSFPTSFQHYQRTEEKAVKAKGNPFSDIVEKALSHPALRQYLRERGISADVASRFCCQVEYRYNGKQFFAVGFKNNSDGYEIRNRFFKGCVSPKDVTLIGRNSNVCHLYEGFMDFLSAVMLGIGRGEDHIILNSVANMQKVHHLLDGYAQVYCHLDNDEAGENACVELQKRYGDKFIDHSHLYTGYKDLNEYLMSHKTRK
- a CDS encoding DUF3872 domain-containing protein; this translates as MKTMKKNNKIKKSVSVLAFLFVCAVSVILSSCSDELDIQQSYPFKVETMPVPKDIVRGQTVEIRCELKAEGKFDGTIYTIRYFQHDGKGSLRMENGTVFQPNDRYLLENEKFRLYYTSASTETQTLTVVVEDNFGKSYEVEFNFNDTDEEEEFARSANKLGSV
- a CDS encoding lysozyme, which codes for MRLMILLALLLVSGSLSAQTQGAIKRVRHVSRFELAVACIKKYEGLHGPKHHPYVGYGHKLLPGERFSPRMTERQADALLRSDLRKLCAMFRDFGRDSLLLAALAYNVGCGKVMKSRMYAKMRSGNRNIYRDYVDFKRWNGKIVPSIERRRKMEYLLLFTP